The following are encoded together in the Carassius auratus strain Wakin chromosome 34, ASM336829v1, whole genome shotgun sequence genome:
- the LOC113053359 gene encoding gamma-crystallin M2-like — MMSKVTFYEERNFQGRSYECMGDCGDFSSYMSRCHSCRVESGCWMMYDHPNYMGNQYFFRRGEYADYMSMFGMSNCIRSCRMIPMYRGSYRMRIYERENFMGQMYEMMDDCDNCMDRYRMPHCQSCHVMDGHWLMYEQPHYRGRQWYFRPGEYRSFSNMGGMRFMSMRRIMDSWY; from the exons ATGATGAGCAAG GTCACCTTCTACGAGGAAAGGAACTTCCAGGGTCGCTCTTATGAGTGTATGGGTGACTGTGGTGACTTTTCCTCCTACATGAGCCGCTGTCACTCATGCAGAGTTGAGAGTGGATGCTGGATGATGTACGATCATCCCAACTACATGGGAAATCAGTATTTCTTTAGGAGGGGAGAATATGCTGATTACATGTCTATGTTTGGAATGAGCAACTGCATCAGGTCCTGCCGTATGATCCCTATG TACAGGGGATCCTACAGAATGAGGATCTACGAGAGGGAGAACTTCATGGGGCAGATGTATGAAATGATGGATGACTGTGACAACTGCATGGACCGTTACCGCATGCCTCACTGCCAGTCCTGCCATGTGATGGACGGCCACTGGCTCATGTATGAGCAGCCCCACTACAGAGGCAGGCAGTGGTACTTCAGGCCTGGAGAGTACAGGAGCTTCAGCAATATGGGTGGCATGAGATTCATGAGCATGAGGCGTATCATGGACTCCTGGTACTAG
- the LOC113053360 gene encoding gamma-crystallin M2-like translates to MMGKVIFYEDRNFQGRSYECMGDCGDFSSYMSRCHSCRVESGCWMMYDNPNYMGNNYFFRRGEYADYMSMFGMNNCIRSCRMIPMYRGSYRMRIYERENFMGQMYEIMDDCDNCMDRYRMPHCQSCHVMDGHWLMYEQPHYRGRQWYFRPGEYRSFSNMGGMRFMSMRRIMDSWY, encoded by the exons ATGATGGGCAAG GTCATCTTCTATGAGGACAGGAACTTCCAGGGTCGCTCTTATGAGTGTATGGGTGACTGTGGTGACTTCTCCTCCTACATGAGCCGCTGTCACTCTTGCAGAGTGGAGAGTGGATGCTGGATGATGTACGATAATCCCAACTACATGGGAAATAACTATTTCTTTAGGAGGGGAGAATATGCTGATTACATGTCTATGTTTGGAATGAACAACTGCATCAGGTCCTGCCGCATGATCCCTATG TACAGGGGATCCTACAGAATGAGGATCTATGAGAGGGAGAACTTCATGGGTCAGATGTATGAAATTATGGATGACTGTGACAACTGCATGGACCGTTACCGTATGCCTCACTGCCAGTCCTGCCATGTGATGGACGGCCACTGGCTCATGTATGAGCAGCCCCACTACAGAGGCAGGCAGTGGTACTTCAGGCCTGGAGAGTACAGGAGCTTCAGCAATATGGGTGGCATGAGATTCATGAGTATGAGACGTATCATGGACTCCTGGTACTAG